Below is a genomic region from Streptomyces sp. RPA4-2.
GGTCCAGCCCGAGGACCTGCTCGGGCACGAACTCCACCAAGCCGCCCAGGACGGCCGCGAGGCCGATCCGATCGCGGCACGCTGGCACGCGGCCGGCGGCCCGCGGGCCCCTCTCCGGGCCGGCGCCTCCGCCACTCCCGCCTCACCGTACCTGCGGGCCCTCGCGACGGATCTGCTGGACGAACTCGCCGACCTGCCGAGCGAGTTGGCGGACCAAGAGCCGACGGAACTGGCCTCCGTCATGACCCGCTGCCCGGACTGGCCCGCGCGGCGGCCCGACCCTACGGACGTCGGCGACGGCGACCGCACACCCACCGCCGGGACCGAGGTCCCGGGCGTCTCCCCGGCCGTCGCCGTGCCCCGCCTGGAGGCCGCCTGGCTGGGCCGGGCCGCGGGCTGCCTGCTGGGCAAACCCGTCGAGAAACTCCCCCTCCACGGCATCCGCGCACTGGCGAAGGCCACCGGGAACTGGCCCCTCCACACCTGGTTCACGGCCCGCGGCCTGCCCACGGAGCTGGCCGACGCGTACCCCTGGAACAGGCGCTCCGCGTCCACCTCGCTCGCCGAGAACATCGACGGCATGCCCGAGGACGACGACCTCAACTACCCCCTCCTCAACCTCCTGTTGCTCCAGCGTCACGGCCGGAGGTTCACCACCGCGGACGTGGCCCGCCTCTGGCTGGACGAACTCCCCGCCGGCCGCACCTTCACCGCGGAACGCGTCGCCTACCGCAACCTCCTCGCCGGCGTCGAGCCCCCGCGCACGGCCCACCACCGCAACCCCTTCCGCGAATGGATCGGCGCCCTCATCCGCGCGGACGTCCATGGCTGGACGAACCCCGGCGACCCGGCCGCCGCCGCGGCACAGGCCCACCGCGACGCCGCCCTCACCCACACCGCGAACGGCGTGTACGCCGCCATGTTCACCGCCGCCACCATCGCCGAGGCCGCCACCGGCCGCAGCGACATCCACGCCTGCCTGCGCACCGGCCTGACCGTCGTACCCCCCGCCTCCCGGCTGGCGAAAGCGGTCCACCACGCCGTCCGGCTCGCCCACTCGACCGTCGACTTCGAGAAGGTCGTCGACGTCCTGCACACCACCTACGGCGACTACCACTGGGTGCACGCCCTCCCCAACACCGCCCTGATCGCGGCCGCCCTCACCCACGCGGACGGCGACTTCAGCGGATCCGTCTGCCGGGCGGTGTCCGGCGGCTGGGACACCGACTCCAACGGCGCCACGGCGGGCAGCGTCGCGGGCCTGCTCGCCGGCGCCCCCGCCGCCCTGCCGGAGCGCTGGACCACCCCGCTCAAGAACCGCCTGGCCACCTCCCTCGCCGACTTCAACGGCATCGGCTTCGACACCCTCGCCCAGCTCACGCACCGGGAGACCCGTCACCCATGACCCTTATCGCCGTGCTCGGCAGCACGAACATGGACCTCGTCACGTACGTCGCCAAGGCCCCGCAGCGCGGAGAGACCGTGACGGGACGGGAGTTCCGTACGATCCCCGGCGGCAAGGGCGCCAACCAGGCGGTCGCCGCGGCCCACGCGGGCGCCGACGTCACCTTGATCGGCGCGGTCGGCGTCGACTCCTTCGGCCCCCAGCTCCGCTCCGCCCTGGAGCACTCCGGTGTGGACACCGACCACCTGCGCACCACCGAGGGCCCCTCCGGCACCGCGCACATCGTGGTGGACGACGAGGGCGGCAACGCGATCGTCGTCATCCCCGGCGCCAACGGCACCGTCGACCACCTCGCCCCCGGTGACGAGGGCCTCATCACCACCGCCGACGCGCTCCTGCTCCAGCTGGAGATCCCGCTCGCCGCCGTCGTCGCGGGCGCCGAGGCGGCCCGCCGCCACGGCGTCCGCACCCTCCTGACCCCGTCCCCCGCACAGCCCCTGCCGTCCCAGCTCCTCGCCTCCATCGACCTGCTGGTGCCCAACGAGTACGAGGCCGCCGCGCTGACCGGCACCCCCGACCCCCGCGAGGCGGCCACCGCGCTGCTCGACCTGGTGCCGGAGGTCGTCGTCACCCTGGGTGCCGCGGGCAGCCTGTACGCGGCCCGGGGCGCCGCCCCCCTGACGGTCCCCGCGCCCCGCGTCAGCGCCGTGGACTCGACCGGCGCGGGCGACACCTTCGTCGGCACCCTCGCGGTCGCGCTCGCGGAGGGCCGGCCGATGCCCGAGGCCCTCGCCTGGGCGTCGGCCGCCGCCGCGCTGTCGGTCCAGCGGATCGGGGCCACGTCCTCGATGCCGTACCGCTCCGAGATCGACGCCGAGGCCTCGTCGCACGCACACCACGCGCAGTCCACGTCATGAGCGCGCGTCCCGGGCCCGGCCCGCTCACCGGCCTGCGCGTCCTCGACCTCGCCACCCTCTTCGCCGGACCGCTCGCCGCCACCCTGCTCGGCGACTTCGGCGCCGAGGTCGTCAAGGTCGAGCACCCGGCCAAGCCCGACCCGTCCCGGGGCCACGGCCCGTCGAAGGACGGCATCGGCCTGTGGTGGAAACTCCTCGGCCGCAACAAGCGCACGATCACCCTCGACCTGTCGAAACCCGGTGGCCGCGCCACGCTGCTGCGGCTCGCCGCGGAGGCCGACGTGATCATCGAGAACTTCCGTCCCGGCACCCTGGAGAAATGGGACCTGGGCTGGGAGGAACTGTCGGCCGCCAACCCCCGGCTCGTACTCGCCCGCGTCACCGCCTTCGGCCAGTTCGGCCCCTACGCGCGTCGCCCCGGCTTCGGCACGCTCGCGGAGGCCATGAGCGGCTTCGCGGCGATCACCGGCGAACCGGACACGCCCCCGGTCCTGCCCCCTTTCGGCCTGGCCGACTCGATCGCGGGCCTGACGACGGCGTACGCCGTGATGACGGCCCTGCGCGCCCGCGAGACCTCGGGCCTCGGCCAGGTGGTCGACATGGCGATCATCGAACCGATCCTCACCGTGCTGGGCCCGCAACCGCTCTGGTACGACCAGCTCGGCCATGTCCAGCCCCGCACCGGCAACCGCTCCGCGAACAACGCGCCCCGCAACACCTACCGCACGGCGGACGGTTCGTGGGTCGCCGTCTCGACGTCCGCGCAGTCGATCGCCGAACGGGTGATGCGGCTGGTCGGACGCCCGGACCTGATCGACGAACCGTGGTTCGCGACCGGGGCGGACCGGGCGCTCCACGCGGACGTCCTCGACGAGGCGGTGGGCGCCTGGATCGCCCACCGCGACCGCGCGGAGGTGCTGGAGGCCTTCGAGAAGGCGGAGGCCGCGGTGGCCCCGATCCAGGACGTCACCGATGTCATGGAGGACGCCCAGTACGAGGCGCTGGACACGATCACCACCGTCGCCGACCCGGAACTCGGTCCCCTGCGCATGCAGAACGTCCTGTTCCGGCTCTCCTCCACGCCCGGGTCGATCCGCTGGGCGGGCCGCCCGCACGGCGCCGACACGGACGCGGTCCTCACCGAGCTCGGACTGTCCGGCACCGAGATCACGGCCCTCAGATCGGAAGGCGCCCTGTGACGAACCCGGCCTTCCCGCTCACCTGGCTGTACGCCCCCGGAGACCGCCCGGACGTGGTCGTCAAGGCCCTCGCCTCGGGCGCGGACATCGTCCTGATCGACCTGGAGGACGCGGTCGCGCCGGACCGCAAGGAGTACGCCCGCGACGCGACCGCGGAACTGCTCTCGGCCGCTCCCCCGGTCCCGGTCCACGTCCGGGTGAACACGCTGGACGGCACCCTGGCCGAGGCCGACCTGAAGACGCTCTCCCCGCTCCCTGGCCTGTCCGGCCTGCGGCTGCCCAAGGTGGCCTCGCCCACGGACGTCGTCCACGTCGCGGAGCACGCCGTGTCCGCCGAGGGCAGCGGGATCCCGCTGTACGCCCTGCTGGAAACGGCCCTCGGCGTCGAACACGCTTTCGCCATCGCCTCGGCCCACCCGGCCGTGCGCGGCATCGGGCTCGGCGAGGCGGATCTCCGGGCCGACCTGGGCGTACGTGAGGACGCGGGCCTGGACTGGTCCCGTGCCCGGATCGTGCTCGCCGCCCGAGCCGCCGGACTCCCACCCCCCGTGCAGTCCATCCACCCCGACATCCGGGACCTGGAGGGGCTTGCGGCCTCCTGCGCCCACGGGCGCACCCTCGGTTTCCTCGGCCGCGCGGCCATCCACCCGCGCCAGCTCCCGGTGATCGAACGCGCCTACCTTCCGACCCCGGCCGAGGTGGAGAGCGCCGAAGCCGTCGTCGAGGCCGCCGGCATCGAGCCGGGGGCCCAGGCCCTGCCCGACGGCCGTTTCGTGGACGCGGCGGTCGTGGCCTGCGCCCGCCGCACCCTGGCACTGGCCCGGCGCGACGCCCTGACGGCATGACGGAGGGGGCGCCGCGTCGTCGGACGCGGCGCCCCCTCCTTGTATCCGGTCGTCAGCCCTTCTTGGCCGACTCCGCCTCGCTCTTCACGGCACCCGCGGAATCCGCGGACACCTCGGCCCCGGCGTCGGCCGCGACCCCGGACGTCGCACCCGCACCGGGCTCCGCGTCCGTGTCGCCGACAGCCTTGCCGGCGGACTTCCCGTCGGTCTCGTCGGTCTCGTCGGTCTTCTCGCCGCCGGACGCCCCGGCCTTCTCGCCCGACTTGCCGGCGGCCTTCTCGTCGACGCCGTTCTTCCCGCCCGACTCGCCGTCGGTCTTCTTCTCAGCCTTCGTCTTCTCAGCCTTCGTCCCGGCCTTCTCGCCCGGCTTCTCGCCGGACTTCTTGTCCAGGCCGACCGAAGCCCCGGACCCGGCCTCACCGTCTCCCTCGTCCTCGCCGGAGGCGTCCGCACCCGGCTCGACGATCTCCTCACGACCGGGCCGCAGCCGCGCCGACACCACGATGTAGGTCACCGCGAGCACGAAGACCACCATCGCGGTCCAGTCGTTGAGACGCAGGCCCAGGAAGTGGTGGGCGTCGTCGACGCGCATGTACTCGATCCAGCCGCGGCCGACGCAGTACGCGGCGACGTACAGCGCGAACGCCCGTCCGTGGCCCAGGGTGAAGCGACGGTCCGCCCAGATGACCAGGAAGCCGACACCGACGCACCACAGCGACTCGTACAGGAAGGTCGGGTGGTAGTACCCCGGCACCCGCCCGTCCGTGGCGGAGGTGATGTGCAGCGCCCAGGGCACGTCCGTGGCCTTGCCGTACAGCTCCTGGTTGAACCAGTTGCCCCAGCGTCCGATGGCCTGCGCGAAGACGATGCCGGGCGCGAGCGCGTCGGCCCAGGCGGGCAGCGGGATGCCGCGCCGGCGGCAGCCGATCCACGCGCCCACCGCACCGAGCGCGATCGCGCCCCAGATGCCGAGGCCGCCCTGCCACACCTTGAAGGCGTCCACCCAGTCGCGGCCCTCGCTGAAGTACAGCTCGTAGTCCGTGATCACGTGGTAGAGACGGCCGCCGACGAGACCGAACGGCACGGCCCACACCGCGATGTCGGC
It encodes:
- a CDS encoding ADP-ribosylglycohydrolase family protein, with the translated sequence MLRLTWVQPEDLLGHELHQAAQDGREADPIAARWHAAGGPRAPLRAGASATPASPYLRALATDLLDELADLPSELADQEPTELASVMTRCPDWPARRPDPTDVGDGDRTPTAGTEVPGVSPAVAVPRLEAAWLGRAAGCLLGKPVEKLPLHGIRALAKATGNWPLHTWFTARGLPTELADAYPWNRRSASTSLAENIDGMPEDDDLNYPLLNLLLLQRHGRRFTTADVARLWLDELPAGRTFTAERVAYRNLLAGVEPPRTAHHRNPFREWIGALIRADVHGWTNPGDPAAAAAQAHRDAALTHTANGVYAAMFTAATIAEAATGRSDIHACLRTGLTVVPPASRLAKAVHHAVRLAHSTVDFEKVVDVLHTTYGDYHWVHALPNTALIAAALTHADGDFSGSVCRAVSGGWDTDSNGATAGSVAGLLAGAPAALPERWTTPLKNRLATSLADFNGIGFDTLAQLTHRETRHP
- the rbsK gene encoding ribokinase is translated as MTLIAVLGSTNMDLVTYVAKAPQRGETVTGREFRTIPGGKGANQAVAAAHAGADVTLIGAVGVDSFGPQLRSALEHSGVDTDHLRTTEGPSGTAHIVVDDEGGNAIVVIPGANGTVDHLAPGDEGLITTADALLLQLEIPLAAVVAGAEAARRHGVRTLLTPSPAQPLPSQLLASIDLLVPNEYEAAALTGTPDPREAATALLDLVPEVVVTLGAAGSLYAARGAAPLTVPAPRVSAVDSTGAGDTFVGTLAVALAEGRPMPEALAWASAAAALSVQRIGATSSMPYRSEIDAEASSHAHHAQSTS
- a CDS encoding CaiB/BaiF CoA-transferase family protein; translated protein: MSARPGPGPLTGLRVLDLATLFAGPLAATLLGDFGAEVVKVEHPAKPDPSRGHGPSKDGIGLWWKLLGRNKRTITLDLSKPGGRATLLRLAAEADVIIENFRPGTLEKWDLGWEELSAANPRLVLARVTAFGQFGPYARRPGFGTLAEAMSGFAAITGEPDTPPVLPPFGLADSIAGLTTAYAVMTALRARETSGLGQVVDMAIIEPILTVLGPQPLWYDQLGHVQPRTGNRSANNAPRNTYRTADGSWVAVSTSAQSIAERVMRLVGRPDLIDEPWFATGADRALHADVLDEAVGAWIAHRDRAEVLEAFEKAEAAVAPIQDVTDVMEDAQYEALDTITTVADPELGPLRMQNVLFRLSSTPGSIRWAGRPHGADTDAVLTELGLSGTEITALRSEGAL
- a CDS encoding CoA ester lyase produces the protein MTNPAFPLTWLYAPGDRPDVVVKALASGADIVLIDLEDAVAPDRKEYARDATAELLSAAPPVPVHVRVNTLDGTLAEADLKTLSPLPGLSGLRLPKVASPTDVVHVAEHAVSAEGSGIPLYALLETALGVEHAFAIASAHPAVRGIGLGEADLRADLGVREDAGLDWSRARIVLAARAAGLPPPVQSIHPDIRDLEGLAASCAHGRTLGFLGRAAIHPRQLPVIERAYLPTPAEVESAEAVVEAAGIEPGAQALPDGRFVDAAVVACARRTLALARRDALTA